The DNA sequence GTCCAAAAACCCCTCCACTCCTTGAAACGACGGTGAAGCTCACTGAACATCATTTCTCTCTTCTACTCCCAGATTCACTCAATACAGTAACACTCGAACATGGATGATAGCTTATACGACGAGTTTGGCAACTACATCGGGCCCGAAATCGAGTCCGACCAAGAATCCGACAGAGACATTGACGACGACGACGAAGAGGATGAGGAAGACCAAGGTGACCGACGCCACCGTTCCGCCGAAGACGGCGCCGCATCCGATGGCGAGGCCCATCCGAACGGCTGGATCACGACCTCAGGGAACGACGACGTGGAGATGGTGGACAACCAGGTGGTCCTGGCGGAGGACAAGAAGTACTACCCCACCGCCGAGGAGGTTTACGGCGAAGACGTGGAAACCCTAGTCATGGATGAAGATGAGCAGTCTCTGGAACAGTCAATCATCAAGCAAGTAAAGAAGAAGGACTTCGAGGTTGGCGTGAAGGACTCTTCAACCTACGTGGCTCCGCAGTTTCTGTTAGGGTTAATGTCGAACCCTGCGCTTGTGAGGAATGTGGCGCTTATCGGGCACCTTCAGCATGGTAAGACGGTGTTCATGGACATGCTTGTTGAGCAGACCCATCGTATGGCGACGTTTGATGACCAGAGTGAGAAGCATATGAGGTACACTGATACCAGGAAAGATGAACAGGAGAGAAGGATTTCAATTAAGGCCGTTCCAATGTCGCTCGTGCTTGAGGATAGTAATGCCAAGTCGTTTTTGTGTAATATTATGGACACTCCTGGCCATGTTAATTTCTCTGATGAGATGACTGCGGCTTTGAGGCTCGCTGATGGTGCCGTTTTGATCGTCGATGCTGCTGAAGGAGTCATGGTACAGTGTTCTTATCTAATGATATTGTCATTGTCATTATAGCTGTAGtgagcttgatttttggatttaaaagaaaagattaatTTATAGTGTCGATAACTTGAAATTCCGGAATTGGTTGGTTTCAGGTATTTAAGCTTTATATAAGTGATTTGTTTTCAAAAGTGTAGCTGCGAACTGCTAGTTAGATTATGACTAGGCCTTGTTAGGGATAGTGCTAGTTACAATGACAATGACTGTAAGATTTTGAGGATTTAGTTCTTGTGATTTGTAGGTAAACACTGAGAGGGCAATACGCCATGCAATCCAGGAGCGGCTTCCTATAGTTGTTGTAATCAATAAGGTAAATGAACTTTCTGTAGTCTTGATTGCAACTTTAAATCCTTTTCGTGTCCCATTTAATTCTTATTTGAGAAAGGATTTTGATTTTAGGTTGACAGGCTCATAACTGAGCTTAAATTACCCCCAAAAGATGCTTACCATAAACTAAGGCATACACTGGAAGTAATCAATAGTCACATATCTGCTGCATCTTCTATTGCTGGGGATGTCCAAGTTATTGATCCAGTTGCTGGGAACGTTTGTTTTGCAAGTGGCACTGCTGGATGGTCATTTACGTTGCAATCATTTGCTAAACTGTACGGGAAGGTGCATGGAATTCCTCTGGAAGCAAATAAATTTGCTTCTCGCCTTTGGGGGGACTACTATTTTCATCCAGATACCAGAACCTTTAAAAAGAAACCCCCTGCCAGTGGAGGTGAACGATCTTTTGTTGAGTTTGTACTGGAACCACTTTACAAGATTTATAGCCAAGTGATTGGAGAACATAAAAAGAGTGTAGAGACAACCCTGGCAGAACTTGGAGTTAAACTAAGTAATGCAGCCTATAGATTAAATGTTAAACCTTTGTTAAGGCTGGCTTGTAAGACAGTCTTTGGTTCAGCTTCTGGTTTTACTGATATGCTTGTTCAGCATATTCCTTCACCAAAAGATGCTGCAATTAAAAAAGTTGATCATATATATACTGGGCCTAAAGACTCAATCATTTATAAATCCATGGCACATTGTGACTCTTCTGGGCCCCTGATGGTTAATGTAACCAAATTGTACCCCAAATCTGATTGCAGTGTGTTTGATGCTTTTGGTAGAGTTTATAGTGGCAAGATACAGACAGGACAAACTGTACGGGTTCTAGGAGAAGGATACTCACCGGATGATGAGGAGGACATGACCGTGAAAGAGGTAACAAAGTTGTGGGTGTATCAAGCTCGAGATAGGATGCCAATTGCTGAGGCTCCTCCTGGGTCTTGGGTCTTAATTGAAGGCGTGGATGCTTCAATCATGAAAactgccactctttgtaatgtaGATTATGATGAGGATGTATATATATTCCGGCCTCTTCAGTTCAATACTCTGTCAGTGGTTAAAACAGCTACGGAACCTTTAAATCCAAGCGAGTTGCCGAAAATGGTAGAGGGCCTCAGGAAAATCAGCAAAAGTTATCCTCTGGCCATTACTAAAGTGGAGGAGTCTGGGGAGCACACTATATTAGGGACTGGTGAGCTGTACTTGGATTCAATCATGAAGGACCTCAGGGAGCTTTATTCTGAAGTGGAAGTCAAGGTAATCTATTTGTTCACCCCTACTCAATTTTTCTATCATTAATGTGGCTCCTATTTGTTGACTCAAAGTTAtactttgctttgcttttctaTAGGTGGCAGATCCTGTTGTATCATTCTGTGAAACTGTTGTCGAGTCGTCTTCAATGAAATGTTTTGCCGAGACACCAAATAAGAAGAACAAAATAACTATGGTAGGCAGCTATCTCCTAAACTTGTTGTGTAAGCATTTTCAAGAACGTATGGTGTATGGTTTTCATGAGTACTTTTTTCCTGGGCTGATTTATTGTTCACTTTTGGTTTTTCTTTAGATTGCCGAACCACTAGAAAGAGGTCTTGCTGAGGACATAGAGAATGGTGTCGTTAGTACTGACTGGAATCGGAAAAAACTAGGGGAATTCTTTCAGACTAAGTATGATTGGGATCTCCTTGCTGCACGGTCAATCTGGGCGTTTGGCCCTGATAAGCAGGTAAATTTACTTGCtctgctttttaatttttattttattttattgttatggtTCCGTCTCTGAACTTTTGTGTCATATGTGCAAATATAATGCAGGGCCCCAATATTCTGTTAGATGACACCCTTCCAACTGAAGTTGACAAGAGCCTGCTGAATGCTGTCAAGGATTCCATTGTTCAGGGGTAAATAAATGCATTGAACTATATTGCTATTCagtgattaattaattgattgcAAATTGTTATGaggttctatatatatattttttgggaGCAGATTTCAGTGGGGTGCACGAGAGGGACCTCTGTGTGATGAACCCATCAGAAATGTTAAATTCAAGATTGTTGATGCAAGAATTGCTCCTGAGCCACTTCATAGGGGATCTGGCCAGTTAATTCCAACAGCACGACGAGTGGCCTATTCTTCCTTTCTTATGGCTACCCCTCGGCTTATGGAACCAGTATATTATGTGGAGGTACATTCTTGTTATTTTTAGCTTATAATGATGGCTGCATATCAAATGTAATTGAATGTAATAATTATCTGGTTTTGTCTCTCTGACTAACCCATGGTCATATTATTTGCAAAGGCTGTGCATTCAAGCTAGTAGTAAGTTGATTTTCATGTCTTATGCTTACATGATGCCCTAATAAAACAAGGCTCGAATAATAGTTTCATGAAAGTCATTAAAACAATACTTGCTTTTGCATTTCCTTTAAATAGATTATTAAGAACAGTCATGTTACCATTTTACTGATGCTTGGATGGTATTCTTTTTTTGGACCTTTCCATCAGATTCAAACACCAATAGATTGTGTATCTGCAATCTACACTGTGTTATCTCGTAGGCGTGGACATGTTACTGCTGATGTTCCTCAACCAGGCACCCCAGCTTATATTGTTAAGGTTGGTGGTTTAACTTTTTCTCTGTAACCTGATTTAGTTGGCATTGCTTCTTGTTCTTAGGTTACTCCCATGATAAGGATAACTTGAGTAAGCCTGAATTTGTTAGTGCACCAGCAATCTGTTTTACTTATTTTGTTCCTCACTATGCAGGCTTTCTTGCCCGTGATTGAATCTTTTGGTTTCGAGACAGACCTGAGATATCACACTCAAGGTCAAGCATTTTGCCTCTCTGTTTTTGATCACTGGGCTATTGTTCCTGGAGATCCTCTGGACAAAAGCATTGTTTTGCGTCCACTTGAACCAGCACCAATTCAACATCTTGCTCGTGAGTTTATGGTGAAAACAAGGCGTAGAAAGGTATAGCCTTTCCTCCTGGATCTTCAGTCATTAACTACCATAAATTTTACTAtgcttctatttatttatttcctcACTGTTCAAATTCCATGCTTATTTTGAAGTATTTCTAGCTGAGCATTTGCTGCTTTTTTTTGTGAGATTTTTtccaataaataatatatttgagaATAGTAAGGAAGTTAGATCAATGTTACGACAAATATTTGTTATGTATTCGGAGAAGAGCATTTATGGCAGCTGCCAATAATTTAACATGCTCTTGCACCCAATTTTGCAGGGAATGAGCGAGGATGTAAGCATTAGCAAGTTCTTCGATGAAGCTATGATGGTGGAACTGGCACAGCAGGCAGCAGTTCTTCATCAACAAATGATGTGACTCTTTATAAAGTTTTGGCATCACcctgtgctatttttctttggaGTTTGGGCATTAGGCTGTTCCACTGTGACGTGGAAATCAAATAACCAAGGTGATAAAAGCTAAATTGTATGAGCTTTTGCTTTGCGAATTGGTTCCTACTGGAGTAAAGCATCTGTGCCATTAATTTTGTAATAGTAGGAACCATCATCCCTCCCCTCTGAAAATGTTTTTATACTCCCGGTGAGGGCATCATTTGTACAAGAAGTTAATATTGAATGGATCATTGCTCTGTTAGTGTTGTAGTACTAACACTTTTCCCTTTTCCTTCAAATCGTAAAAATTGTAAGAGTGGGCTCATATTTGTATTGTCAATGCTTACATAGTATACAAGATACCAAAATTTGTTGTATTTTTCATTGAAGTTACCGCTATCGTAATTTCAGCCTAATCATGTAGAGCTACTTAAGTTTCAATTCTGGTCAAAATGGTTGGATATGTTGTGACCATCATGCATGATAATgatctcttatttttaatttaaaaaattggatTTTAACAGGTTCATGACATATATCTCGTCCACGTTTAAACGGGTGGTTTCCATTAAATATACGCTGATGGTGAAAACATAACAAATGTATAGCAACCATTGGTTTCTAGTGAGCTAATTCCACACTTTCTGGTAGATCACTTTTCTCTGTCTATTCTTGCTCCCTAAACGGAAAAGTAATTCAGCTGCATATCTATGTATTTTCTCACATTTATGGATCGTGCATTGTGTTGGCATCATTTGTCTCGCTGAATGTCGCTTTCTACATTCTCTTGATGTGTTATTAAGGCTCAAAGAAGCCTCTTCCAATCACAGTGAGGCACTTGTTAATCTGCGTGTTAGATGCAATTTTCAACGAAAAAACGTCTAAAGAATCTTGGAAAACTCACACAAATAAAGATGTTTGCATGGTTAAGTGACATAGCCACCACTACACTTCAAAGATGTGCCAAGAGCAACCATTAAGCGAAGGGTGAAGGATACATGGAAAAAAGAAGAGGCTATTGATGCTTATGTAGCTTGCTAGAGAATTCATGTGTTGATCCATCTACAATGAGAAGTTAATAACATATATAGATAGtttgtataaataatttttattttatttttattaaaagtgaGTAATAAGAAATgggataagataaaaagaaagatATACCCAAAAAGAAGTGCTCCAAATCATTTCTCTTATAGATAGCATCAAACAATTATTTACAAATTCATTTCTGCTTTTAATatctgaaaaataatagtacAATGCTACACACATTATTCTTACAAGTTACAAGCAAATCAATGAGTTGGTGCCGTCTCAGTCTCAGCTTCTTGAATTCAGCATTggctataaatatatataatagatgaAAGTGTGTGTATGTACATAATCTCTAACCTAACCTTGTAGCAGGCATTTGAGGTTATGCAGTCCCTCAGCAGATATGCTTCTTCTAACTCTTGCTCTTTCCACAACCACAGGGGGTGGTGGATCTGAGTGAAAACACACCATCACAACCGTTAAGTTATCTGTTGCTCCTCTCTTTATTGCTTCCTCTACTATTTGCTTGCAACATTGCTTCACATCATTGTGTTCTTGAAGCCTCCTCCGAGCAAAATCCACAGCATTTTGGCTCCGGAAAACATCCCAAATTCCATCACTTGCTATTATCAAGAATTCATCTTCTTTGGTCAATGTCATCAATTTGAGTTCAGGCTCAGCACTCAATGGTCCACCACCTCCACCAGTGTCCTTCATTCCTTCAAGATGCCAGTCCCCTAGAGCGCGAGTAACACCTAACTGACCATTCAGGTAGCCATCATCAATGAATCCACCTAGGGACTCGATTCGATTTCTCTCTTTGATGCAGTAAGGCCTGTGATCCTTGGACATTTCTATTGCCGCGCCATGACGCGACAACACAGCCCTGCAGTCCCCTGCATTGGCTACAAGCAATGACCTGTGCAACACAATCAAACAGATAAACTCATCCCTATGATTCAAGAATCAAGATTAGGCACTGCAGTGCAGTTACTGTTAGAGATACACTTAAGTTTTTGGAACGAGTGGTTTCATGATATACCTTCCGAATATAATTGCAGTGAGTGCAGTGGTTCCAGAAGAGAGGCAAGATTCAAGAGAGTATGTTTTAAGCTCTGCATCAGTGTCCAAAAAAGACTTTGTAACAACCTTCTCAAGTTCCAAAGGAAAGCCTGCATCCTCAACAATGATCCTAGGCAGATGATCGCGCACGAATTGAGCCGCGCTCTTCCCTCCATGTCCATCAAATACCTGCAAAGAAATCAAACCATTAATTCAGTTCAAAGGTTTGCACTTGCACATTCattaattcattcattcattcattcattcatgctTACACCATAAAATGAAACAGCTTCCTCAGAAAGTAGGTTGTTAttatatccaaatctttttgccATGTCTCCAATGCATATGTGTGTATCTTCCATGTAAGGCCGGCCTCCGATATCAGACCATTCGCCGGAGCGCAGAGCCGGGACAAAGCTTGAACCGTTCTGTTTCTTGTCTGCAATCACTGTCTCCTCACATATGCTTTCCAGCTACAATGTGCCAAACCAGAAATTCAATAATAGGAATCTAATCTTCCAATTCTGAAATCGTACTTTATCTAAGGTCTCAAGAAATTTTACAATTATGAACCAATAAATTAATGTTATTAGAAAGTACAAGAAGTTAAACCTCAATAAATCAGTGAAATAAAAATAGCCATATTATGGTGAAGCATGAAAACAAAGCAAtgttgaagagaaagaagaaagcacTGACAGGGAGTGAGTTTGCAGTGGAAGATGCAAAAGAAGAGGTGGTGTCCATCAAGAGATTATGATTATCACAATGCAAAGGCCACTTTTTGTTATGAATCATGTCTTCCTTCTTAGTATTCTCCATATCTTGATGATCATGATGCTCAACTTGCTCAGCTTCCTCAACACACATGGTGGCTGCTGCAGTCATGGGCTACTTGCACTTGCACCTTCAGGCATGGAACAAAATtggaaggtaaaaaaaaaaatatagtgagagagagagagagacagagacagaaacagaaacagaaacaagTAACAACCTCTTCACATGTAAGAGTGAGACCAAGTTGATGGAGTTTTGTGACTAAAAGGAAGATTCTCAGAATATGTTGGGGAAAAAGATTGAGTTCCAAATAACTATGATATAACATTGCTTAACAAAATTTCAGAAACAATGTGAGCCGTTAACTTCCAGATTTTTCTATCAAAAGTGTGGCCCAAATTCTGGTCcctttaattttttatcatgTAGCCACTATTTGCATATTAAAAACTACTAATTAAGCATATGCAACCTAATGTGAAAAATAATGTGTTAAAAGTATAGACTTGGTCAAAgtttaaaagataataaatgGGTATGAAATTTGgtgtacaaaaaaaatatttattttttgtatggTGTATTAAAATATTGTTGGTGAGAGTGAGAAATAAGATTGGTTGATGTCGTTTTCTATGTTGCTTTGCATACCTTATCACATTCAAATTGCCTTCCCATCCCTTCCAATCCATTTgatatttgtttattttctcCTTCACTTTTTCCTACCTTTATTGCAATCATGCAAATCACATCCTATGTAAGCATCCAAAGAAAAAATCACAATTGAAAAAATCCCATCATATTGCGATATTTATACCAAATATTATGCATCTGCATATCATATccacttctttttattttcttcttcttcttcttcttattattattattattatttaatttttggtcTCTCTAATTGGTttcatttatttgatttttcatttttgtgaTTCTGATGAAAAAAATAGCAACACTTTCTGAGAAAATTTGGAGAGCATGTATGGAAGTTTAGGAAACAATTCAATAAGCTTAATTGACCATAAACAGTTGACCACAACTTTTATTTGTTAaactttttacaaaaaaaaatgttattgtcttttaaaattcaactttttttaagaatttattattatttaattaatttaaatatccaCCTTCACGTATTAgttgttcaaaaaatattttgagtcaaaatttaggatttagaattttcatatatatattaaatttgaaatcttgtatacaaatatttttttaacttttcatcgttaatatttttttatagattcGAACTCGTGATCTCTTAGGTGAGTATGGAAAGACTATGTCATTTAAACTATAACTTATTGACTTTCATCGTTAATAATTATATAGTGattatttatgtaaaaatatttttatatgaatataataattaataatattaaataatttgacaaatttttaTCAACATCTTAACAGTTAACATAATTTGTGTCCATATTTTGATTAGCTACTTAATTATATTACGGTAAAAATTTAAGTGCAATCAACTTCACTTGAAGTTAATAATTAAGAATTATTAAATGATACGAATAATTTGactgaatttttatttaacgattttcaattattaacttcacataaaattaacTGTACCTAAATTTTTACCTTGTATTCTACTCTAGTTAGTTAGTCCATGGCAGTTACAGAAAATACGAGAAATCCAAAATAGTTGTGTTTTAGATAGATATTCTACATTTACAGCAACCATCAAAAGATTATTCTAACAAATTTATTTTCTCTTGCGAAATCCATCTAATATTTTACATGAAAAATAATCATATCTGTGGTCCTAATACACGATAAATGTTAAATAATGTTATTCTTTCttttaaagaaataataaataattgtGGTAGCAATCAGTCACCAATTATTGTTGTCTCTATAAatactatatataataatataataccaTCATTTGTAAATCTAAATTAAAGTTATAAGAAATTCCGCAAAGTTAATTAGTTCATTGAGGACGGCAACAACCATAAGTAAATAATTTCTTAAGAGTTAGGTTTCCTGGTTGTATAGGTCACAATACAAGGTACCCATATTTGATATTTCATATTTCTACCTTTTGGTTAACCATATTTAACTTAGTGGCCAGGTTTTCATACTAGACGAACTATTATTCGACGCCATCTTTTCTACTTAGCTTCTTAAATAAAGCTATGCTATGCTTTTAGGTGAGACCGTATAAACCTacctaattattttaatatttaatattgagtttaattttaatatattttttttagataattacatCTCCACCCAATTTTAAATAAAGTGGACGTAGTTCtaaaaaatagcaacaaaaaCAGAACAAGAGTCAATAACtacaaagaaaacataaaactagcataaaatagcaaacaggaagaaaaagaatAGGGAAAAATTTCACTCCTCTCTCCTGTGAGATGCTAAAATAACACTTCCCtcccttttattttataaatgtacatttttctcctttctaacttttaaaaaacctattttttaatccattttaaatgttttgtgttaactaatattaactttatcattttttaagaaaaaataaattattttttaaaaaaatatccattaacaaaaattttatttttatcattaaattttgcttactaaaatattttttaataaattatttttattaattaaattatatttttaccaaaatacttttaaaaaaattaacaattaaattattttttctaagatacctacccttcaataattttttaattattaacttataattttatcaaaatttttgttaacaattatttttatatttttctattaatttttcgatatcaatatatattattttaacattaaataaaaaaatcttaccactgttaatatgtataataattaatatatattgatattaaaaaataattttactaaaattttgtatttaatgttaaaataatatatagatatcaaaaaattaataataaaatataaaaaaattattaacaaaaatttaagtaaaattataatttaataattaaaaaattattaaagagtattttataaaaaaataatataattattaatttttaaaaaatataatttactcaataaaagaataatttattaaaaggtattttggtaagtaaaatttaatgataaaaaataaaatttttgctaatgggtatttttaaaaaaaaattattttctttaaaaaatggataaaattaatat is a window from the Arachis hypogaea cultivar Tifrunner chromosome 1, arahy.Tifrunner.gnm2.J5K5, whole genome shotgun sequence genome containing:
- the LOC112701209 gene encoding probable protein phosphatase 2C 27; translation: MTAAATMCVEEAEQVEHHDHQDMENTKKEDMIHNKKWPLHCDNHNLLMDTTSSFASSTANSLPLESICEETVIADKKQNGSSFVPALRSGEWSDIGGRPYMEDTHICIGDMAKRFGYNNNLLSEEAVSFYGVFDGHGGKSAAQFVRDHLPRIIVEDAGFPLELEKVVTKSFLDTDAELKTYSLESCLSSGTTALTAIIFGRSLLVANAGDCRAVLSRHGAAIEMSKDHRPYCIKERNRIESLGGFIDDGYLNGQLGVTRALGDWHLEGMKDTGGGGGPLSAEPELKLMTLTKEDEFLIIASDGIWDVFRSQNAVDFARRRLQEHNDVKQCCKQIVEEAIKRGATDNLTVVMVCFHSDPPPPVVVERARVRRSISAEGLHNLKCLLQG
- the LOC112701202 gene encoding 110 kDa U5 small nuclear ribonucleoprotein component CLO — its product is MDDSLYDEFGNYIGPEIESDQESDRDIDDDDEEDEEDQGDRRHRSAEDGAASDGEAHPNGWITTSGNDDVEMVDNQVVLAEDKKYYPTAEEVYGEDVETLVMDEDEQSLEQSIIKQVKKKDFEVGVKDSSTYVAPQFLLGLMSNPALVRNVALIGHLQHGKTVFMDMLVEQTHRMATFDDQSEKHMRYTDTRKDEQERRISIKAVPMSLVLEDSNAKSFLCNIMDTPGHVNFSDEMTAALRLADGAVLIVDAAEGVMVNTERAIRHAIQERLPIVVVINKVDRLITELKLPPKDAYHKLRHTLEVINSHISAASSIAGDVQVIDPVAGNVCFASGTAGWSFTLQSFAKLYGKVHGIPLEANKFASRLWGDYYFHPDTRTFKKKPPASGGERSFVEFVLEPLYKIYSQVIGEHKKSVETTLAELGVKLSNAAYRLNVKPLLRLACKTVFGSASGFTDMLVQHIPSPKDAAIKKVDHIYTGPKDSIIYKSMAHCDSSGPLMVNVTKLYPKSDCSVFDAFGRVYSGKIQTGQTVRVLGEGYSPDDEEDMTVKEVTKLWVYQARDRMPIAEAPPGSWVLIEGVDASIMKTATLCNVDYDEDVYIFRPLQFNTLSVVKTATEPLNPSELPKMVEGLRKISKSYPLAITKVEESGEHTILGTGELYLDSIMKDLRELYSEVEVKVADPVVSFCETVVESSSMKCFAETPNKKNKITMIAEPLERGLAEDIENGVVSTDWNRKKLGEFFQTKYDWDLLAARSIWAFGPDKQGPNILLDDTLPTEVDKSLLNAVKDSIVQGFQWGAREGPLCDEPIRNVKFKIVDARIAPEPLHRGSGQLIPTARRVAYSSFLMATPRLMEPVYYVEIQTPIDCVSAIYTVLSRRRGHVTADVPQPGTPAYIVKAFLPVIESFGFETDLRYHTQGQAFCLSVFDHWAIVPGDPLDKSIVLRPLEPAPIQHLAREFMVKTRRRKGMSEDVSISKFFDEAMMVELAQQAAVLHQQMM